AATGTGCAACTAACAGTACCACATGTTAATTTGTTAGAAAAAAGAACCACTATCAACTAAAACCACTATCACCTAAAATGTTTGGCAAATTTCACAACTAGACCAACTCCTAAGTTGATTCACTCGTCAACTTTATGTCTTTTCATGCTCGGTTCTTCAGTTCCTGATGTGGGGGCTGTTGTTGCAGTCTTGGCTCCACGCCTTGTCATGGCATATGTTTTAAGTGGTTCAGAAACATCTTCTTTGGCATTCTCTGCTGCTGCTGCCTTCTGTGCCTTCTTCAAAGCAATAGTTTGTAGTCTCTTCTGCACAGCAGCAGCCTTCTTCTGTTTCAGTTGTTCTTGCAACTAGGCAGTAGCCTCTTCTTCTTGTTTACGCCTCTTTTCgtcttcttctttcttcttcttctgttcTTCAATCTTCTTCAGTTGACGATCATGGATAGCGGGGGCAATACCAGCTTTCACGGAGTTGAATCCTTCAATTTCCTTGAGCACATCTTGTTGAATTTGGTTCAAATCAGACAGAACTAAGGCACTACAAACCTTAGCTCTGCACTGAATTCTGGTTGAACgctgaaaaaaaaagaaaaacagacTAATTAGTAATTGAGTTTCACAGTTAACTAATTTCTataatatttaactaattgtatttcacagttaactaattgccatatatacttaactaattgtatTTCACAGTTAACTAATTGTCATGTGTACTTAACTAACTAACCAGTCTAactaattgcttaactaattgcttaacacagttaactaattggtataaatatttaactaattgtaTTTCACAGTTAACTAATTTCCATatctacttaactaattggatttcacaGTTAACTTATTGCCATGTATACTTAACTAATTGCCATTTATACTTAACTAATTTCCATATGTACTTAACTAATTCCCATatgtacttaactaattgatttcagttcttaactaattggttgaatactaaaataaaataaaataatgtttAACCAATAAATCTAAACAATTAACTAATTCTTTTAAAAACACTTAAAAATATTGAAAACACTTAACTAAAAGAGAATTACCTTGGAGAGATCACAAGTCATCTCCTCTCCGTCAAAAAAGTGCATTGCCATCAACAGAAAAACCCCACAATCTACATGATTAGGGGTTTTTGATCTTCCAGGGAAATCAAGATATGTCATTTCGAAATCTAAAAGCTCGGAAGCTGATGGATGATCAATTTCCATCAAGTAATTGTAGAACGCTTCAATCATAAAGGACATTATTGTCTTGTATATAGACAACACCTTCTTCGTAGAAATGACGTTGTCAACATATACAAGAGTTTTACTGTTGAAGTTGACAATTAGAAGAGAAAAGTGCTCCCCATAATGAATAGGCAAGTAAAACTgcaaaaaaatgaagaaaaacaGAATCagaaaaatcataactaaaagacataaaattttaactaattaatacAATGTCTTAACTATAACCTATAAATTCATAACTATTAAGAATACAAACTTACCATGGAAACAGTTTTAAGATCCCATCGGTGGTCATTGATGTCTTCCACCCAATGTTTCCAACTACTTAAAAGCTCTTCAGAAATTTGTTGTTCAGAGTCCATTGACTTCTCATTCGAAACAAGATCTTTTAGCTTGatctaaaaaataataaaataaatttaaatagaGAAAAAACATAGTAACAAATTTTGGTGTAATGAATAATAACAAAGAAATAATCGTACCGTATACTCAATTCCGAAATAGAAGTTACACCCTTGATAATTCAGCTCAAATTGCTTTCTATTTAATAGAATGGCCCAAGACTCGACAATATTGGATAAGATTTTCCTATCAGGGAGCAAACTTTGCATCTCTTCTCTTGTTATCTTATGAACCAAACCATAAACAAAAAGTTCAGCCCTGTTACACAATCATTAATTTATGTTAGTGTTTAAATAATTGATGTAATTTTTAACTAATAGGTTCTTGTGCTTCACAATTTAGTTAAGTTGCATATTTTTTAAGGCTTAACTAAATGACATGATTAGTTAACTAATACATGATATTCTCTAACTAATTGTTAAAAATTCTAAACTAATGACTATAAAATCCTAATTGATAACTAAAAATTCATAACTAATTTATGTTAACTATTTACTAAAAACTCATTACTAATTGATACACATTCTTAGATAAAACTATAAAATGAATAACTAATTCAGAAACACAACTTACTTTTGATCAATAAAATCATCTTCATGAAAACAGAAGTCCATTTTTAAGGCTTAACTAAATGATATGATTTGTTAACTAGTATATGATATTGTCTAACTATTTTGTGAAAATTCTAAACTAATGACTATAAAAtcctaattaattactaaaaaaTTCATAACTAATTTATTTTAACTATTTACTAAAAACTAATTACTAATTGATacaaattcttaactaaaactatgAAATGAATAAGTAAATACAGAAACACAACTTACTTTGGATCAACACACTCATCTTCAAGAAAACAGAAGTCCAGAACCTCTTTTTCAAGCTTTGCCTCTTGGGAGAGAGTCTTAGGGTACCTAAGCATGAATGCAGATACAAAGAAAACTTCTTCATCAGGTGAACCAAGTGCTATGCTGCAACAAAGATTATCATTTTCTGGTTGACGACCACCAGATGTATCACTCGTTGAAGGAACAGAACCAGAAGCAGCATCATTCTTTTTATCTGCACCGCTACCATCACCAACAGAACCAAAAGCAGGAGCGTTCTTTTCACCTGCACCACTACCAACACCGGCAGCACCAGAAGCAGCACCATTCTTTTCAGCCTCATCATTACCAGCACCGACAGAACCAGAAGCAACACCAACACCATTCTTTTCACCTGCATCATTACCAGCACCGGCAAGTCCAGAAGCAACACCATTCTTTTCAGATGCATCATTACCAGCACCGGCAGCACAACTGTTATTTTTCTTCAGATCTTCAGCATATGCAACAATGGAGTCTATAATCTCCAAAAATACTGGATCTCCATAACCAGGACTATCTGACAATTGTTGTCTTCCCTTCTTTAACGTACTGATATGCTGCTGATGAAAATTGGAAACAATGTATAAATCCCGGCAATACTTTTTCAATGCTACTTCCAACTCCTtcacaaaaaatgaaaaaaattagcTAAAACTAATAATAGTATCAAACAATGTAtaactatttaatttaataacttaactaatACAAGACACCATGTAACTAATTTCTTGAATTACTTAACTAATATGTGTgactgaaaaataataaaattgttAACTAATTGCCTTAGtagattaactaattggtatcaGTTCATCACTAATAAGTAGGATTCCTTAACTaaaccaaataaaaataaaattgaaaaaaataaactgACTTACATCATCGCAGCTCTTTTCAATATCATCATTTGTCTGAAAACCTTCAGGAATAGCAAACTCAATCATCTTACTTCCCGATGCAGAATGAGGTATCCCCGACAAATCACCAAGAGACTTTGCCAAAGGATAGCTCGTTAAATCAACAGCAGCTAGCCCAAAACCCATTTTCACCTCAGCAGCTACACGTTCAGATACTTCATCAGGAGACCAATGTTGCACAAGCGGAATCTCCTTGGGCGGACTTACACCACGGAATAAAGCTCTTTGAAGATATATAATCTCCAAAAATTGTAAACAACCGCCAACTCTAGTATTAGTAATTTTTTCGTTCCACCTACATACAGCCAACCCCAAATGGTCAAGCACGTACTTGCACCAATTTTGTTTCGCAATTTTTGAAACATCCTCTACTGCCTTAAGAAGCTTAATGTCTACCAAACGGTTAGACGTGGGAGCCAAGAAAACACCTGTCAAACCAATCAGTTCATCACAAAAACAAATCAGTGAAGCAATtgaataaattagttaagcatgcaGTTCAATTAGTCACACTGAGACAGTAAGTAGTTGAACAATCAGTTCACTTAGTTAAAAACAAGAATTAGTGAAGCATTTCAAGCATTTagttaaaaaaatcaaataattagttaaATTTTCATTACAATTAGTTAAGATGTGAAATAAAAATACTGAAAATTTTTCGAAACAATAAATCACTGAGAATATAAGTAGTTAAGTATTAAAAGAAACTAGTTAAAGAATAGAAGGAATTAGTGAAGCattttaaccaattagttaaggtagaataaataattaattacaaaaatggATTACCTAAAGCGTAAATCACAAACGCACGCTTGAATTCATCTCCGTACTCGTTAGTATTTGCAAGATAAATCTCCACCTCAGACAAAGCAGCAGATTGCACATTGTCTTTTTTGTTATATTTTCTAAACCACCTCTGGATCATTTCAAACGTTCCATCTCCCTCAACCCTCTTCCTAGGTGTTTCTTCAACATCAACACCTTTCACCAAGGGCAGCCTAAACACGTCATACACATCATAATCATATAGCTGCACACCATATTTCCGGCCTTCCCCAAACTGCAGCATATGACCAACACTGTTAAATTTCTCAAGAATCCAGCAACTAAGCTTCTTGTTAATATCAGGAAGACGAATAGACAGCAGGCcaccaaatccaatttcagTTATGGCCTTGACTTGTTTGTCTTTCTCCTTGATGATAGATAGCATATTAATGAGAGCTTCTGGTCTACAGATGGGTGTAAAATCCCtagaaaagaacaaaagaacttAAAACAAAGAACCAATAATGTAataattggaacataagtgatATGACTAAATTAATAGGAAAACTACACTATTAGTTTCAGTCCATAACTAAATACATTGGatgtttaactaattacttGTACAATGACACTAATTGATGtcaaatcttaactaattggtttcacaaCTTAAAAAATTCAAATGAAAGTTTAGCTAGTTGAATTTACTGTTGAACTAATAGGTTTCAATCAAtgactaattaaactaaatgtaTAACTAATAGGTCTCAGTCAATGAATAAAAAGAGGATAAAATTTATACCTATCCAACTCAATTGTTTTACCATCAGGCTCTACATACTCCAACTTCactttttgtgttttctttgtcCCTTTTCTGGACGGAACAGCCTCATACCCTACATCAGCAGCAACTTCTTGTGTCTGTTTCACTAAATCAGGATCTGCATTCTTAATATGAGGATCATCCTCAGATGTCTTCGCTGCATTTTTTGTTCTAGCCATTTTGATACCTGAAAAAAAATACACAACGTAAGTcaacaaatcaaaattcaaaaaacaaaTCACTGAAAAACTAGAAAGTTTGTAACTATTTAGTGTGTATAGATAACTAATGTATGTAAATGTGTAACTAATATGgtaaaatatgaaactaattcgTCTGTATagataactaattggttataaCTAATTTATGAAAACACATAACTATTTGAGTTGAATAGTTAACTAATAGGTTAAAATATGTAACTAACATGTTAAAATACATAACTGAAACATACATGTTGTTAAGATATTCTTAATTGtgattattaataaaaaaaaactaaaactactGATATCTTAACTAAACAACCTAAATTCTAAACTAAaacaacaaaaattcaaaagcaTAGCAAAAAATAAATGGGAAAAAGCATTTTCAAGCAGTTCCAAAAGAAAAACACATAAAAATAATGAATCTGACAACctgaaattcaaataaaaagTACGAAAAATGAAGTTCTAACAATAATAGCACAAAAAAGAGAACAATCGCGCAGTTGTAGAAGAAGAATCGCAAAACGTAAGCACAAATCTCAGAAAATCACAACAAATACATGAAAATCTTAAAAAATCGACGAAAACCCTAACATAAACGGAAAATCAAGAAGAATCATATAATCGATGAAAATagaaaaaatgaagaacaaaaaatGCACAAAAACGCAACGACATTAAAGTAAAACCTAAAAATCACAGTAAAACCCTAAAATGAACACAAACCCTAACAATATACATGCATACCAAAATGTAGAttaaaagcaaaataaaacGAGTATACAGACTAAATTAAACtagaaaaagagaagaaaatccaaaaacaacaaaaattgaAAGTTAAATTGAAGGAAACACTTACAAAATCGAAGAGACAAAGAACAATAACGGAGCTTGAGCCAATTTCGGAAGAATAAATAGCAGAATTGAACCAAAAACGACCAGAAGTGAAGCGTGATTTGGAAGAAAAACGATCGGCGCGAAAAGATGAAGAAAAccgtcactttctctctcttaaatgAGAACAGTGTGATTTGAAAATGAAACGAAAATGAAAATGAGGAAATAGATCAGGAAACCAATGTTTTTATAGGATCCGAATATTTTCGACCCGCGAGAATTTGGGCTGTATTTGACCCGCGAACAGAA
This genomic stretch from Spinacia oleracea cultivar Varoflay chromosome 3, BTI_SOV_V1, whole genome shotgun sequence harbors:
- the LOC110776693 gene encoding uncharacterized protein; translation: MARTKNAAKTSEDDPHIKNADPDLVKQTQEVAADVGYEAVPSRKGTKKTQKVKLEYVEPDGKTIELDRDFTPICRPEALINMLSIIKEKDKQVKAITEIGFGGLLSIRLPDINKKLSCWILEKFNSVGHMLQFGEGRKYGVQLYDYDVYDVFRLPLVKGVDVEETPRKRVEGDGTFEMIQRWFRKYNKKDNVQSAALSEVEIYLANTNEYGDEFKRAFVIYALGVFLAPTSNRLVDIKLLKAVEDVSKIAKQNWCKYVLDHLGLAVCRWNEKITNTRVGGCLQFLEIIYLQRALFRGVSPPKEIPLVQHWSPDEVSERVAAEVKMGFGLAAVDLTSYPLAKSLGDLSGIPHSASGSKMIEFAIPEGFQTNDDIEKSCDDELEVALKKYCRDLYIVSNFHQQHISTLKKGRQQLSDSPGYGDPVFLEIIDSIVAYAEDLKKNNSCAAGAGNDASEKNGVASGLAGAGNDAGEKNGVGVASGSVGAGNDEAEKNGAASGAAGVGSGAGEKNAPAFGSVGDGSGADKKNDAASGSVPSTSDTSGGRQPENDNLCCSIALGSPDEEVFFVSAFMLRYPKTLSQEAKLEKEVLDFCFLEDECVDPKAELFVYGLVHKITREEMQSLLPDRKILSNIVESWAILLNRKQFELNYQGCNFYFGIEYTIKLKDLVSNEKSMDSEQQISEELLSSWKHWVEDINDHRWDLKTVSMFYLPIHYGEHFSLLIVNFNSKTLVYVDNVISTKKVLSIYKTIMSFMIEAFYNYLMEIDHPSASELLDFEMTYLDFPGRSKTPNHVDCGVFLLMAMHFFDGEEMTCDLSKRSTRIQCRAKVCSALVLSDLNQIQQDVLKEIEGFNSVKAGIAPAIHDRQLKKIEEQKKKKEEDEKRRKQEEEATA